In the genome of Taurinivorans muris, one region contains:
- a CDS encoding portal protein has translation MEKERDCVRHVLRRFHELEKERRTWEGQWKEISDVMLPNKGKWSEENHNKGYKKHGNIVDSTALYALRILAAGMHGGLSSPARPWFRFSLKDKELENAEGIGKWLQDTQERVHAVLSGSNFYPTVHAHYAELAAFGTACFLIEEDRDEVIRCRNLTVGEYYLDCDAKGRVDTLYRTISMTARQIVQRFETYPERIRESAEKDSVQVFAVLHAIEPRKNCDPDKIDARSRRYASYYVLLGQGNFLLEEDGYEEFPACCPRWDVTGQDVYGRGPGMDALPDVNMLQRMRQDGLEALELEIKPPMNVSNSLRNQGGQFSLRPGFANFVDMNAQAPAITPTYQVQANLQALDAYLQQIRRQIGEHFYKDLFLLLTQSDKRMTATEVYERNAEKLLMLGPTLERLRSELFQPLIQRVLGIMKRYGKILPVPHLLRGREWEIEMQSSLALAQKSADIAAIENIMLFAGNLAKINPDVLDNLDLDEMLLHNAKLLGVPLSLLRGKDSVFAIREQRRREQAMQQEEQKTWQLLEKGASTAKMLSEVDLEGKNFASALLGTMRENAPDNPQPEQTERDTS, from the coding sequence ATGGAAAAAGAAAGAGATTGCGTCCGGCACGTATTGAGGCGTTTTCATGAACTGGAAAAGGAAAGGCGGACATGGGAAGGGCAATGGAAGGAAATCAGCGATGTGATGCTTCCAAACAAAGGGAAATGGTCGGAAGAAAATCATAACAAAGGCTATAAGAAGCATGGGAATATCGTGGATTCGACAGCCCTTTACGCATTGCGGATATTGGCTGCCGGCATGCACGGCGGGCTCAGTTCCCCCGCCCGCCCTTGGTTTCGGTTTTCTTTGAAGGACAAGGAACTGGAAAATGCCGAGGGTATAGGCAAATGGCTGCAGGATACGCAGGAACGCGTGCATGCGGTGCTTTCGGGTTCTAATTTCTATCCGACGGTGCATGCCCATTATGCGGAATTGGCGGCGTTCGGCACCGCCTGCTTTTTGATTGAGGAAGACCGGGACGAAGTGATACGCTGCAGAAATTTAACCGTCGGCGAATACTATCTGGACTGCGACGCAAAAGGGCGGGTGGACACGCTTTACCGCACAATAAGCATGACGGCGCGGCAAATCGTCCAGCGTTTTGAAACGTATCCGGAACGGATAAGGGAATCGGCTGAAAAAGACAGCGTGCAGGTCTTTGCCGTGCTTCATGCCATCGAACCTCGGAAAAATTGCGACCCCGATAAAATCGACGCCCGCAGCCGGCGTTATGCGTCCTATTACGTTCTGCTCGGACAAGGGAATTTTCTTTTGGAGGAAGACGGATATGAGGAATTTCCCGCTTGCTGCCCCCGCTGGGATGTGACCGGGCAGGATGTGTACGGCAGGGGTCCGGGCATGGACGCTTTACCGGATGTGAACATGCTGCAGCGTATGCGTCAGGACGGTTTGGAAGCGTTGGAACTGGAAATAAAACCGCCGATGAATGTTTCCAATTCGCTGCGGAATCAAGGCGGGCAGTTTTCGCTCCGTCCCGGATTTGCGAATTTCGTGGATATGAACGCGCAGGCTCCCGCCATTACGCCGACCTATCAGGTACAGGCGAACCTGCAGGCTTTAGATGCGTATTTGCAACAGATACGGCGGCAAATCGGGGAGCATTTTTATAAGGATCTGTTCCTTTTGCTCACCCAATCGGACAAACGCATGACAGCCACGGAAGTTTACGAACGAAACGCCGAAAAACTGCTCATGCTGGGACCGACTCTTGAAAGATTGAGAAGCGAACTTTTTCAGCCCCTTATCCAACGGGTCTTGGGCATTATGAAACGGTACGGCAAAATATTGCCCGTTCCGCACCTTTTGCGGGGAAGGGAATGGGAAATCGAAATGCAGTCGAGCCTTGCTTTAGCCCAAAAAAGCGCAGACATCGCGGCTATCGAAAACATAATGCTTTTTGCCGGCAATTTGGCGAAAATAAATCCCGACGTGCTGGACAATCTGGATTTGGATGAAATGCTCCTGCATAATGCGAAGCTGCTCGGGGTGCCGCTTTCCCTGCTTCGCGGCAAGGACAGCGTTTTTGCCATTCGCGAACAGCGCAGGCGGGAACAAGCCATGCAGCAGGAAGAGCAAAAAACTTGGCAGCTGCTTGAAAAAGGCGCTTCAACCGCAAAAATGCTGAGCGAAGTCGATTTGGAGGGAAAGAATTTCGCTTCGGCATTGTTGGGGACCATGCGGGAAAACGCCCCTGACAATCCGCAGCCGGAGCAAACGGAAAGGGATACGTCATGA
- the dnaN gene encoding DNA polymerase III subunit beta codes for MLVTITKEEVINGLIKAASIIPVKAGAQYLRSVWIQAKQDNTITIMATDVNIEFTGTYAAKVEESGQIGINGKALVELIRRLPGGEIVLRLDTETNNLIVEQGRRSYKLPVSDPVWFQVLPPFPEEGAVLWAGDYFQELIDRVGFCISDDQEVLSCLYMKAVENDKVNVCGLNGHQFAITSFVNDEIAKKIGEEGLLLQKKYIMEIKKWLGEDEIYFNFTERRFHIKNKDGSEHISVPRTLAAYPDYKLFINKLNAEDASKLTVNKKETMEALDRILIFNNDNDRCTYFNLSANTAVLSAQAQETGSASEELDLTYDGKIEQIAFPTKHLIELLGHFQSADLEWTLTTAEGPCGITGSEDPEYMVLIMPMKIAQTSYYD; via the coding sequence ATGTTGGTAACAATTACGAAAGAAGAAGTGATCAACGGGCTTATCAAAGCCGCTTCCATCATTCCCGTGAAAGCCGGGGCGCAATATCTCCGTTCCGTTTGGATTCAGGCGAAGCAGGACAATACCATTACCATTATGGCAACGGACGTGAATATTGAATTTACAGGCACATACGCCGCAAAAGTGGAAGAAAGCGGGCAAATAGGCATAAACGGCAAGGCACTTGTGGAACTTATCCGCCGTTTGCCCGGCGGGGAGATTGTTTTGCGGCTCGATACCGAAACCAATAATCTTATCGTGGAACAAGGGCGCCGTTCCTATAAGCTTCCCGTATCCGATCCCGTATGGTTCCAAGTGCTGCCGCCGTTTCCGGAAGAAGGGGCTGTTCTTTGGGCGGGCGATTATTTCCAGGAACTTATCGACCGCGTCGGTTTCTGTATCAGCGACGATCAGGAAGTTCTCTCCTGTCTGTATATGAAAGCCGTGGAAAACGACAAGGTGAACGTCTGCGGTTTAAACGGACATCAATTTGCAATCACCAGTTTTGTCAATGACGAAATAGCGAAAAAAATCGGTGAGGAAGGTTTGCTGCTGCAAAAGAAATACATCATGGAAATTAAAAAATGGCTCGGTGAAGATGAGATTTATTTCAATTTCACGGAAAGACGCTTCCATATCAAAAATAAGGACGGTTCCGAGCATATAAGCGTTCCGCGGACCCTTGCCGCCTATCCCGATTACAAATTGTTCATCAATAAGCTCAATGCCGAAGACGCGTCAAAACTTACCGTAAACAAGAAAGAAACAATGGAAGCGCTTGACCGTATCCTTATTTTCAATAACGATAACGACCGCTGCACGTATTTCAATTTGTCAGCCAATACCGCCGTATTGTCCGCACAAGCGCAGGAAACCGGATCGGCCAGCGAAGAACTTGATTTGACCTATGACGGAAAAATCGAACAAATCGCTTTTCCGACCAAACATCTGATAGAGCTTCTGGGACATTTCCAATCAGCCGACCTTGAATGGACGCTTACGACGGCGGAAGGTCCCTGCGGTATCACGGGAAGCGAAGATCCGGAATACATGGTTCTCATCATGCCTATGAAAATCGCCCAGACAAGCTATTACGATTAA
- a CDS encoding helix-turn-helix domain-containing protein has product MQKEQFFSEVLLNQKNSEIMRLLTDICDYLENKKNFSFNPLLINGKTETGKSHIMTVLQKTYPRNITAIQSGDLLFQTKEELKTRLNRLIRHAEQGGIPQQLLIIDDIQRLREDAFVQEQLLYCMEKLLKKQLILFLRNTDTDLPMPKIFETAVSQGLTFTLQEPDLGIKVQYTQKQADEQELELGKEQCLYIARRSSGFRNIQNMLNHIRLYKEQMGAMPSLQDIKLIVSEKGRVFTLNPESIIATVAEHYGFSIKEIKGRKRYPRIAEARHLSIYLCRTLLGETYMEIGKIFGGKDHSTIVYSIKKIEEMRVTNKVMNNLVTEVTMKCQKSIKHAKQT; this is encoded by the coding sequence TTGCAAAAAGAACAATTTTTTTCAGAAGTTCTTTTAAACCAAAAAAATTCTGAAATCATGCGATTATTGACCGATATTTGCGATTATCTGGAAAATAAGAAAAATTTTTCGTTCAATCCGCTTTTGATAAACGGAAAAACGGAAACAGGCAAAAGCCATATCATGACGGTTTTGCAAAAAACATATCCCCGCAATATCACTGCTATACAAAGCGGCGATTTGCTGTTCCAAACAAAAGAAGAACTGAAAACACGGCTCAATCGGCTGATACGGCATGCGGAACAGGGCGGCATACCGCAGCAGCTGCTGATAATAGATGATATTCAACGGCTGCGGGAGGACGCTTTCGTTCAGGAACAGCTTTTGTACTGCATGGAAAAACTGCTTAAAAAACAGCTCATCCTTTTTTTGCGCAATACGGATACCGATTTGCCCATGCCCAAAATTTTTGAAACGGCGGTCAGCCAGGGTCTGACATTCACCCTGCAGGAACCGGATTTGGGCATCAAAGTACAGTATACGCAAAAACAGGCGGACGAACAGGAACTGGAACTCGGCAAAGAGCAATGTCTGTACATAGCGCGCAGAAGTTCCGGATTTCGCAATATCCAGAATATGTTAAACCATATCAGGCTTTATAAGGAACAAATGGGCGCAATGCCCTCCCTGCAGGACATAAAACTTATCGTAAGCGAAAAAGGACGGGTGTTTACGCTAAATCCGGAGAGTATCATCGCAACGGTTGCGGAGCATTACGGTTTCAGCATAAAGGAAATCAAAGGCAGGAAACGCTATCCGAGAATAGCGGAAGCGAGGCATTTGTCCATATACCTGTGCCGCACCCTCTTAGGGGAAACATATATGGAAATCGGAAAAATTTTTGGAGGAAAAGACCACTCGACAATAGTGTATTCCATTAAAAAAATTGAAGAAATGAGAGTTACGAACAAAGTTATGAACAATTTGGTAACAGAAGTGACAATGAAGTGTCAAAAAAGCATAAAACATGCGAAACAAACATGA
- a CDS encoding glutamine--tRNA ligase/YqeY domain fusion protein: protein MSTLDEKEKAGTDFIRTRINQDNENGRFNARVHTRFPPEPNGYLHIGHAKSICLNFGIAKDYNGLCNLRFDDTNPVKEDTEYVDSIQEDVKWLGFSWAGDIHYASDYFDRLYELAEELIKRGKAYVCELNADQIREYRGTLTEPGKESPYRNRSVEENLDLFRRMKAGEFADGQMVLRAKIDMASPNIIMRDPALYRIRHAHHHKTGDKWHIYPMYDFTHCISDSIENITHSICTLEFENNRELYDWVLDALELYHPQQIEFARLNLTHVMLSKRKLIHLVQNNFVSGWDDPRMPTISGLRRRGYTPESIRNFCAKIGVARAADSMVDYNLLEFCVREHLNAVTPRLMAVLDPIKVIIENYDEHKEEIFDCPLHPEDERYGTRQVPFSRELYIERDDFMENPPKKYFRLSPGSEVRLRYAYYITCKEVVKDGHGSIKELICIHDPESKGGKSPDGRKVRGTIHWVSARHAKPIEARLYDHLFAMDNPAGEDTEDFTSLINKDSLKVVEAFAEPYLAALPVGEKVQFERLAYFCVDKDSTKEKPVFNRTVTLKDSWAKENKA, encoded by the coding sequence ATGAGCACTTTGGACGAAAAAGAAAAAGCCGGCACTGACTTTATCCGCACAAGAATCAATCAGGACAATGAAAACGGACGTTTCAACGCCCGTGTCCATACTCGTTTTCCGCCGGAACCGAACGGATATCTGCATATCGGACATGCGAAATCCATTTGTCTGAATTTTGGAATTGCCAAAGATTATAATGGATTATGCAATTTGCGCTTTGACGACACCAATCCGGTCAAAGAAGATACCGAATACGTCGATTCAATACAGGAAGATGTGAAATGGCTCGGCTTCAGCTGGGCGGGCGACATCCATTACGCTTCCGATTATTTTGACAGGCTGTATGAACTTGCCGAAGAGCTGATCAAACGGGGCAAAGCCTATGTTTGTGAACTGAACGCCGACCAAATCCGCGAATACCGCGGCACGCTTACCGAGCCCGGCAAAGAAAGCCCTTACCGCAACCGCTCCGTTGAGGAAAACCTCGACCTTTTCAGACGTATGAAGGCAGGGGAATTTGCCGACGGACAAATGGTTTTGCGGGCTAAAATAGATATGGCTTCCCCGAACATCATCATGCGCGACCCCGCCCTTTACCGCATACGTCATGCTCACCACCACAAAACCGGCGATAAATGGCATATTTATCCCATGTATGATTTCACCCACTGCATTTCAGACAGCATTGAAAACATCACTCATTCCATTTGTACCCTGGAATTTGAAAACAACCGCGAATTGTACGATTGGGTCTTGGACGCTTTGGAGCTTTACCATCCTCAGCAAATAGAGTTCGCACGGTTAAACCTTACCCATGTCATGCTTTCCAAGCGCAAACTCATTCACTTGGTGCAAAACAATTTCGTGAGCGGCTGGGACGACCCCCGCATGCCTACTATTTCCGGACTGCGCCGCCGCGGGTACACGCCGGAATCCATCCGCAATTTCTGTGCGAAAATCGGTGTCGCACGGGCTGCCGACAGCATGGTCGACTATAATTTGCTTGAATTTTGCGTGCGTGAGCATCTGAACGCCGTTACCCCGCGCCTTATGGCTGTGCTCGACCCTATAAAAGTGATTATTGAAAATTACGACGAGCATAAGGAAGAAATTTTTGACTGCCCGCTGCACCCGGAAGACGAGCGGTACGGAACAAGGCAGGTGCCTTTCAGCCGTGAACTGTACATTGAACGTGACGATTTTATGGAAAATCCGCCTAAGAAATATTTTCGTCTTTCACCGGGCAGCGAGGTCCGTTTGCGTTATGCCTATTACATCACGTGCAAAGAGGTTGTGAAAGACGGACACGGCAGCATCAAAGAACTTATCTGCATCCATGACCCTGAAAGCAAGGGCGGAAAATCACCCGACGGCAGAAAAGTCAGAGGAACCATTCATTGGGTGAGCGCAAGACATGCCAAACCCATTGAAGCGCGCTTGTACGACCACCTTTTTGCCATGGACAATCCCGCAGGCGAAGACACGGAAGATTTTACAAGCCTTATCAACAAAGACAGCCTCAAAGTCGTTGAAGCGTTTGCGGAACCTTATCTTGCGGCGCTTCCGGTCGGTGAAAAAGTGCAGTTTGAACGTTTGGCGTATTTTTGCGTGGACAAGGACAGCACAAAAGAAAAACCGGTTTTCAACCGCACCGTGACGCTGAAAGACAGCTGGGCGAAAGAAAATAAGGCATGA
- the gyrB gene encoding DNA topoisomerase (ATP-hydrolyzing) subunit B → MSQDTLMNTKSTSNYDASAITILEGLAAVRKRPAMYIGSTDIRGLHHLVYEVVDNSIDEAMAGYCDKIEVILHVDNSVTVRDNGRGIPVDIHPKEGIPAVQVVMTKLHAGGKFDNNAYKVSGGLHGVGVSCVNALSEWLEVTIRRDGKRYRQRYERGTPVTEVIEVGEAEGHGTRVHFLPDDQIFETNEFSFDILAKRFEELAYLNKGIEIECTDERTNEVHVYKAEGGIYQFVQDLNSEKQPLHRIIEKEGVQDGVSVEFALQYNATYKENVHTFANNIRTVEGGTHLAGFKTALTRAINAYIKEQPDLTKKMKGESLTGDDVREGLTAIVSVKLPQPQFEGQTKTKLGNSEVTGIVQGIVYSSLSEFFGENPKEARLIIDKAVDASRAREAARRAKDLVRRKGLLSENSLPGKLADCQSKDAAECEIFIVEGDSAGGSAKSGRNPNTQAILPLRGKILNTERTRFDRMLTSQEIKNMITAMGIGIGDDTDYNKLRYHKIIIMTDADVDGSHIRTLMLTFFFRQYEELIRRGHLYIAQPPLFRVAKKAAKFEKYLKDEKALDDFLFERLSTGVRLENAEGKSFAGNDLINILQSIDFLQARMIEAENSGIERSLFLSLLNVKEENPEEEIARNKSIPEAVSEYMRNCGYAVNLEIEEHEEEERIFVVFENKSGHRTRLALEFFHAKMYKTAKQTIQALKNECGSFPFKLEGGESTVEVVDYFDLREKAFTEARKGYQIQRYKGLGEMNPDQLWTTTMNPENRTLLQVNIENAESASNAFEELMGDRVEPRRDYIIRNALQAGELDI, encoded by the coding sequence ATGAGTCAAGATACTTTAATGAATACCAAATCGACATCGAATTATGATGCGTCAGCCATCACCATTTTGGAGGGATTGGCTGCGGTCCGCAAACGTCCCGCCATGTACATAGGCAGTACGGACATACGCGGTTTGCATCACCTTGTTTACGAGGTTGTGGATAACTCCATTGACGAGGCGATGGCGGGATACTGCGATAAAATAGAAGTCATTCTCCATGTTGACAACAGCGTGACCGTACGCGACAACGGCAGGGGCATTCCGGTCGATATCCACCCGAAAGAGGGAATACCGGCTGTGCAGGTCGTCATGACCAAACTGCATGCGGGCGGCAAATTCGATAACAATGCGTATAAGGTTTCCGGCGGTTTGCACGGCGTGGGCGTATCATGCGTGAACGCTTTGTCCGAATGGCTCGAAGTGACCATAAGACGGGACGGAAAACGCTACCGGCAGCGTTATGAACGCGGAACGCCGGTAACGGAAGTCATTGAAGTGGGGGAAGCCGAAGGACACGGCACGCGCGTGCATTTTCTTCCTGATGACCAAATCTTTGAAACCAATGAATTTTCCTTTGATATTTTAGCCAAGCGTTTTGAAGAATTGGCGTATCTGAATAAAGGCATCGAAATAGAATGCACCGACGAACGCACCAATGAAGTTCATGTTTATAAGGCGGAAGGCGGCATTTATCAGTTCGTGCAGGATTTGAACAGCGAAAAACAGCCGCTGCACCGCATTATCGAAAAAGAAGGCGTGCAGGACGGGGTCAGCGTCGAGTTCGCCTTGCAGTATAACGCCACATACAAAGAAAATGTGCATACCTTCGCAAACAATATCCGCACGGTTGAAGGCGGAACGCATTTGGCTGGTTTTAAAACAGCCCTTACGCGCGCAATCAACGCGTATATTAAAGAACAGCCCGATTTGACAAAAAAGATGAAAGGCGAAAGCCTGACCGGCGATGATGTGCGCGAGGGATTGACCGCCATTGTCAGCGTGAAATTGCCTCAGCCGCAGTTTGAAGGGCAGACCAAAACAAAACTGGGCAACAGCGAAGTGACCGGCATTGTCCAAGGCATCGTGTATTCTTCCTTAAGTGAATTTTTCGGTGAAAATCCGAAAGAAGCACGCCTTATCATCGACAAGGCGGTGGACGCGAGCCGCGCGCGCGAAGCCGCAAGACGGGCAAAAGACCTGGTGCGCCGCAAAGGTTTGCTTTCTGAAAACTCGCTTCCGGGCAAATTGGCTGACTGTCAAAGCAAAGATGCCGCGGAATGTGAAATTTTCATTGTCGAAGGTGATTCCGCGGGCGGTTCCGCAAAATCCGGAAGAAACCCGAATACGCAGGCTATTTTGCCTTTGCGCGGAAAAATTCTGAATACGGAAAGAACCCGCTTCGACAGAATGCTGACCAGTCAGGAAATTAAAAACATGATAACCGCCATGGGCATAGGAATTGGCGACGATACCGATTACAACAAGCTCCGCTATCATAAGATAATCATCATGACCGACGCGGACGTGGACGGTTCCCATATCCGCACTTTGATGCTGACGTTCTTTTTCCGCCAATACGAGGAACTGATCCGCCGCGGTCATTTGTACATAGCCCAGCCGCCCTTGTTCAGGGTTGCGAAAAAAGCCGCCAAATTTGAAAAATATCTCAAAGACGAAAAAGCTCTTGACGATTTCTTATTTGAACGGCTTTCAACGGGAGTCCGTCTTGAAAACGCGGAAGGCAAAAGTTTCGCGGGCAATGATTTGATCAATATTCTGCAAAGTATCGACTTTTTACAGGCACGCATGATTGAGGCGGAAAATTCAGGCATTGAGCGCTCCTTGTTCCTTTCTTTGCTGAATGTAAAAGAAGAAAATCCGGAAGAGGAAATTGCGCGGAACAAATCAATTCCGGAAGCGGTTTCGGAGTATATGCGAAACTGCGGTTATGCCGTGAATCTTGAAATTGAAGAGCATGAGGAAGAGGAAAGGATATTCGTTGTTTTTGAAAACAAGTCAGGACACAGAACACGCCTCGCCTTGGAATTTTTCCATGCGAAAATGTATAAGACCGCGAAACAAACCATACAGGCGCTGAAGAACGAATGCGGTTCTTTTCCTTTCAAACTGGAAGGCGGCGAAAGCACCGTTGAAGTGGTCGATTATTTTGATTTGAGGGAAAAAGCCTTTACTGAAGCCAGAAAAGGATATCAGATTCAGCGCTATAAAGGTTTGGGCGAAATGAACCCCGACCAACTTTGGACCACAACCATGAACCCGGAAAACCGGACCCTTCTGCAAGTGAATATCGAAAATGCGGAATCGGCTTCCAATGCTTTCGAGGAACTCATGGGCGACAGGGTCGAACCAAGACGCGATTATATCATCAGAAATGCCCTGCAGGCAGGCGAACTTGATATTTAA
- the rfaE1 gene encoding D-glycero-beta-D-manno-heptose-7-phosphate kinase, which produces MQNDIFKLEQAKVLVIGDIMLDAYYEGDANRISPEAPVPVVKIEKKRNLLGGAGNVARNISSLGADCTILSVVGNDYHAQTIKNLLKNEHVNFELIQDSQRPTTVKSRIFARNQQIIRYDEEMIKPVSKTIRAALKHNLEKYLEQHNAVILSDYGKGLLYQNLIEDIYETAKKMKCAAPKIFIDPKPQNKSFYKNAFLLTPNAKETQELAGVCMKTSKEIKKTAKMLLKELKAENLLITLGAEGMVYFSKKEKQGYHIKSSAKQVFDVTGAGDTVIAAMAVCEAVGFEKEKACNIATLAAGLVVEKVGSATVTQEELIQRALTTKIQTEIW; this is translated from the coding sequence ATGCAAAACGATATTTTCAAGCTTGAACAAGCAAAAGTATTGGTTATCGGCGATATAATGCTTGACGCGTATTACGAGGGTGACGCAAACAGAATTTCACCCGAAGCCCCGGTCCCGGTTGTGAAAATTGAAAAAAAGCGCAATTTGCTCGGCGGTGCGGGAAACGTTGCCAGAAACATAAGCTCGCTTGGAGCGGATTGCACGATTTTGTCTGTCGTGGGAAATGATTATCATGCGCAAACCATAAAAAATTTATTGAAAAACGAGCATGTCAATTTTGAGCTCATTCAGGACAGCCAAAGACCGACAACCGTAAAATCCCGTATTTTCGCAAGAAACCAACAAATCATACGCTACGACGAGGAAATGATAAAACCGGTATCGAAAACCATTCGGGCTGCATTGAAACATAATCTTGAAAAATATTTGGAACAACATAATGCGGTTATTTTGTCCGATTACGGAAAAGGGCTTTTATATCAAAATCTGATAGAAGATATTTACGAAACTGCGAAAAAAATGAAATGTGCGGCTCCGAAAATATTCATTGACCCGAAACCGCAAAACAAAAGCTTTTATAAAAATGCTTTCTTATTGACTCCGAACGCCAAAGAAACGCAGGAACTCGCGGGCGTTTGCATGAAAACGAGCAAAGAAATCAAAAAAACAGCCAAAATGCTGCTCAAAGAGCTGAAAGCCGAAAACCTGCTCATCACTTTGGGGGCGGAAGGCATGGTGTATTTTTCAAAAAAAGAAAAACAAGGATACCATATTAAAAGTTCCGCAAAACAAGTTTTTGACGTCACAGGAGCGGGCGATACGGTCATTGCCGCAATGGCGGTCTGCGAGGCTGTCGGTTTTGAAAAGGAAAAAGCCTGCAATATCGCAACATTGGCGGCGGGTCTTGTGGTTGAAAAGGTCGGTTCCGCAACAGTCACTCAGGAGGAACTCATTCAAAGAGCCTTGACCACGAAAATCCAAACCGAAATTTGGTAA
- a CDS encoding ParA family protein, whose translation MARIIAIANQKGGVGKTTTSVNLSASLALMEKKVLLVDCDPQANSTSALGMDGKNAGYDLYTSLVDNENLSSSILKTDIDYLDLLPATTDLAALELELVDKEKREYFFKELLSPLADEYDYIILDCPPSLGLITLNSLCFAEELVIPLQCEFFALEGIVKLLQTYETVKKKLNPDINVLGVILTMYDSRNKLAKQVKAETERCFPKLVFKTIIPRNVRLSEAPSFGKTILHYDIKSKGAEAYLALAKEVEARKIVK comes from the coding sequence ATGGCAAGAATAATCGCGATAGCAAACCAAAAAGGCGGTGTCGGCAAAACGACAACCTCCGTGAATCTTTCCGCTTCTTTGGCTCTTATGGAAAAAAAAGTGCTGCTCGTCGACTGCGACCCGCAGGCTAATTCAACCAGCGCACTCGGAATGGACGGAAAAAATGCCGGATATGACCTCTATACGTCCTTGGTCGATAATGAAAATCTGTCATCGTCAATTCTGAAAACCGACATCGATTATTTGGACCTGCTTCCGGCGACAACGGATTTGGCAGCTTTGGAACTTGAATTGGTGGATAAGGAAAAAAGGGAATATTTCTTTAAAGAATTGCTCAGTCCTTTGGCAGACGAATACGATTATATCATTTTGGACTGCCCTCCGTCCCTCGGTCTTATCACCCTCAATTCCCTTTGTTTTGCGGAAGAACTTGTCATTCCGCTGCAATGCGAATTTTTCGCCCTCGAAGGCATAGTCAAGCTTTTACAAACATATGAAACGGTAAAGAAAAAACTCAATCCCGATATTAATGTGCTCGGCGTTATCTTAACCATGTATGATTCAAGAAACAAATTGGCGAAACAGGTTAAAGCCGAAACGGAACGCTGTTTTCCGAAACTTGTGTTCAAAACCATCATTCCGCGCAATGTCCGCCTTTCCGAAGCGCCAAGCTTTGGAAAAACCATTTTGCATTACGACATAAAATCAAAGGGCGCGGAAGCTTATCTGGCTCTGGCAAAAGAAGTTGAAGCAAGAAAAATCGTAAAATAA
- a CDS encoding ParB/RepB/Spo0J family partition protein — protein MKKNTGLGRGLDHLFSRDETQISAEEKKNEVLLVKIDRIKANVHQPRKQFNDESLKELSVSIKNQGVVQPLIVRKLEKDGDYEIVAGERRYRAAKLVGMEELPVIVRNYNNIEAMTIALVENLQREDLNSIDEAKALNELKNAHNLSQEELAEKIGKSRSNVANTLRLLALPEYIKTMIAEDAIKAGHGRALLSVTNQKDQEILAKRIVENQLSVRETETILEYWKKFGTLPKELSEREADKTGKTTAQEQFLPEKLQHIDNKLKDIFHKKASIKGTEDKGSIKIQYRNKDELLYILSVFSIDSKEIK, from the coding sequence ATGAAAAAAAATACAGGATTGGGGCGGGGCTTGGACCATTTGTTCAGCAGAGATGAAACCCAAATTTCAGCCGAAGAAAAAAAGAATGAAGTCCTGCTTGTGAAAATAGACCGGATTAAGGCGAATGTTCATCAACCGCGAAAGCAATTCAACGATGAAAGTTTGAAAGAACTTTCCGTATCAATTAAAAATCAAGGCGTCGTACAGCCGCTTATCGTGCGCAAACTCGAAAAAGACGGCGATTATGAAATCGTCGCGGGCGAAAGACGGTACAGAGCGGCAAAACTTGTCGGAATGGAAGAACTGCCTGTCATTGTGCGCAATTACAACAATATCGAGGCGATGACCATAGCCCTTGTCGAAAATTTGCAGCGTGAAGATTTAAACAGCATTGACGAAGCAAAAGCTTTGAACGAACTTAAAAACGCGCATAACCTCTCCCAAGAGGAACTTGCGGAAAAAATCGGCAAAAGCCGTTCCAATGTAGCCAATACCTTACGTCTTTTGGCACTTCCGGAATATATCAAAACCATGATAGCCGAAGACGCAATCAAGGCGGGACACGGCAGGGCTTTGCTTTCCGTAACCAATCAAAAAGACCAGGAAATCTTGGCAAAAAGAATTGTTGAAAATCAACTTTCCGTCAGAGAAACGGAAACCATTCTGGAATACTGGAAAAAATTCGGAACCCTGCCCAAGGAATTATCGGAACGTGAAGCGGATAAAACCGGAAAAACAACGGCTCAAGAGCAATTCCTGCCGGAAAAATTACAGCATATCGACAATAAATTGAAAGATATTTTCCATAAGAAAGCCTCTATCAAGGGAACGGAAGACAAAGGCAGCATAAAAATACAATATAGGAACAAAGACGAACTGTTGTATATCCTGAGCGTATTTTCCATTGACAGCAAGGAAATAAAATAA